Part of the Drosophila pseudoobscura strain MV-25-SWS-2005 chromosome 2, UCI_Dpse_MV25, whole genome shotgun sequence genome, CCATCTCTGGCTGTTGAAAGTCCCTTTCAAACAATCGGGCCAAGCCATCCACGGCTTGATTGTGcagctcctcgtcctcgtacAGGACTTCATTACGTTTCAGGGCCTTGGGGTCGAGAAGTTCGGCCTGCAGTCTCAAGGCGGGGCTCTGCAGGTCCACAGTCTCATCATCGTCACTGCCCAGGACATCGACAAAGacctcctcctcatcatcgtcgtcatcgtcagcTTTAGCGCTGCCCGCCACACGGGCATCCGCCTCGACCTCAAGTTCTTGGGTCTCATCGCTGACTTGAACCTGGACCGTCTCATCATCACCGTCGTTGACTTCCTCCGTGTCCGTGGCATCCTCATTGTAGTCATGGGAACTGACAACTGTttcatcctcgtcctcggtCAACACGATGGTCTCATCATCCACATAGATGGGCGAGCTggcaacgggaacgggaaggggaagggggcgAGACACGCTCGATTGACTTGCCGGAATTTGCTCAAAGTTATTTTTTGTCTCGTGAAAATTACTTTTATTAAAGGACAACGACGCCCCCTCAAAGCCGCGCATGCCATAGCAGTTGCCCCCCTGatgcgtctgctgctgctgctgctgatgatgatggtgatggtggagATGATGAAAGTAGCTGGTGGCTGGCTGCATCCCGAGTATAGCATGAgaggctgttgctgttgcaggcAGAGCCGGAGCTGGGGCCGGAGCTGGGGCCGGAGCTGGTGCTGaagctggtgctggggctggggctggtgtgTTCACCATGTGCGGCCGCCACAGGTAATTCTCCTCGGACATTAATCTCTGGCGCTTGCGGGGCGGCGAGGGCGTCGATGGCGGTGTAATTGGCACAATGCTGGCCGCTGCACGCAGCGACAGATCCAGCGGGGACAGCAATGAAATCGCCGGACGATGTTGACTAAATTGCGGAAATGTCTCGTTGATTGCTGGTAATGCCCGGGACTGGGACTCGCCGTAATGGTTCGGGTGGCTGGGATGAAGTGGCTGGGCCTGAagctggtgctggttctggtgctgGCTTAGTTGTGGATGTGACAGAGACTGCAGTGGGGGATGGGACAGTGGATTCATGTTCATCATTTTTCCTCGCTCTCTTggtttttctattattttccAGGGTAAAACACTTGAGATTTCATTTAATGTTTCCGTTTTGCCTTTTCCATGGATAATATAATGTTGCTTGCTTGATTTAACTGGAAAAAGGGATAATTATATTCAAGTTTGGTCTGATTTATATTAGAAAAGGTTCTCGCTAAATGGTTGTTATTATTATGCTCATTTTTGGGTTGGAATAATGGCCTCTAGAAGATGTACTTTAGATCAATAAGGCGCCCAAAAAAGAGTCTCTTTTGGGTGCCTCCTATGATGTACGaatatgcatatatttattgatattaaaagtaaataaaatttaaaattaatcaaGTTAGCTTCTAAACAGGAACGGACTGTAATTGgacatgaaatatttttaaaaaatcaGATCAGATTTATTAAAACTTTTTAACTTGGGCTTAGCCAACTTTAAAATATGGAATAAGTGGCACAGGGGGCTTAGATGggtttattaaataaaaaaatatattaaaaacaaaaagaaaaagtcctCCGCTATCCTATTATAGTCGTTTCGAATTATATTGTGTCTTATGTTTAACTAGAAATTGCTTTTCTATTTCTAAACTTTTTTAGAAAATTATTCCTGGTTGGATGACAagtttatgattttatttttgaatgaAATTATTGGTTAAAGAAATCCTAGCTGGAAAATTTAAGGATTGATATA contains:
- the nerfin-2 gene encoding uncharacterized protein nerfin-2 is translated as MMNMNPLSHPPLQSLSHPQLSQHQNQHQLQAQPLHPSHPNHYGESQSRALPAINETFPQFSQHRPAISLLSPLDLSLRAAASIVPITPPSTPSPPRKRQRLMSEENYLWRPHMVNTPAPAPAPASAPAPAPAPAPAPALPATATASHAILGMQPATSYFHHLHHHHHHQQQQQQTHQGGNCYGMRGFEGASLSFNKSNFHETKNNFEQIPASQSSVSRPLPLPVPVASSPIYVDDETIVLTEDEDETVVSSHDYNEDATDTEEVNDGDDETVQVQVSDETQELEVEADARVAGSAKADDDDDDEEEVFVDVLGSDDDETVDLQSPALRLQAELLDPKALKRNEVLYEDEELHNQAVDGLARLFERDFQQPEMEAAKEELAAAREELLIEKTYTDLSCVGAGAEHQPSPLMASLPPAAPAPPMRTHKTERKRAKLRKHTAIDEETISPVSGTIIRKLRDDEELVVRKGDIDPAFNVVEITEEAKAILASIDNKIGDYLCQLCRTIYDDAFMLAQHRCPRIVHIEYKCSECEKVFNCPANLASHRRWHKPKADAAAAAATAGKKRQGTLSESSDPNQEADRVHDEASDGIYPCHLCGKTFRRHAYLKKHQASHQMLENLKNLDFFKAQQQQQQHQQHPHPLPEHPQLQQSSAHGPATATTYGPLPRPPHGIPIYPPAASKSYVGGQRFPGFPFQPFDQRRFYSLGEFYLSQHLERSSAFQYVQANHLRQLSNVAQNLLPPMPVK